One window from the genome of Vicugna pacos chromosome 21, VicPac4, whole genome shotgun sequence encodes:
- the PSMD4 gene encoding 26S proteasome non-ATPase regulatory subunit 4 isoform X3 has protein sequence MRNGDFLPTRLQAQQDAVNIVCHSKTRSNPENNVGLITLANDCEVLTTLTPDTGRILSKLHTVQPKGKITFCTGIRVAHLALKHRQGKNHKMRIIAFVGSPVEDNEKDLVKLAKRLKKEKVNVDIINFGEEEVNTEKLTAFVNTLNGKDGTGSHLVTVPPGPSLADALISSPILAGEGGAMLGLGASDFEFGVDPSADPELALALRVSMEEQRQRQEEEARRAAAASAAEAGIATTGTEGERDSDDALLKMTISQQEFGRAGLPDLSSMTEEEQIAYAMQMSLQGAEFGQTESADMDASSAMDTSEPAKEEDDYDVMQDPEFLQSVLENLPGVDPNNEAIRNAMGSLASQATKDGKKDKKEEDKK, from the exons ATGCGGAACGGGGACTTCTTACCCACCCGGCTGCAGGCCCAACAGGACGCCGTCAACATAGTCTGCCACTCCAAGACGCGCAGCAACCCTGAGAACAACGTGGGCCTCATCACACTGGCCAA TGACTGTGAAGTGCTGACCACGCTCACCCCTGACACCGGCCGCATCCTGTCTAAGCTCCACACTGTCCAACCCAAGGGCAAGATCACCTTCTGCACTGGCATCCGCGTGGCCCAT CTGGCTCTGAAGCACCGACAGGGCAAGAATCACAAGATGCGAATCATTGCCTTTGTGGGAAGCCCTGTGGAGGACAATGAGAAGGAT CTGGTGAAACTGGCTAAGCGCCTCAAGAAGGAGAAAGTAAATGTTGACATAATCAATTTTGGGGAAGAG GAGGTGAACACAGAAAAGCTGACCGCCTTTGTAAATACACTGAATGGCAAAGATGGAACCGGTTCTCACCTGGTGACAGTGCCTCCTGGCCCTAGTCTGGCTGATGCCCTCATCAGTTCTCCAATTCTGGCTGGAGAAGGTGGCGCCATGCTGGGTCTTGGTGCTAGTGACTTTGAATTTGGAGTGGATCCCAGTGCTGATCCTGAGCTGGCCCTG GCCCTCCGTGTGTCCATGGAagagcagcggcagcggcaggaggaggaggcgCGGCGGGCAGCTGCCGCCTCTGCCGCTGAGGCCGGCATTGCCACGACCGGGACTGAAGGTGAAAGAG ACTCGGATGATGCGCTGCTGAAGATGACCATCAGCCAGCAGGAGTTTGGCCGCGCTGGGCTCCCCGATCTCAGCAGTATGACTGAGGAGGAGCAGATTGCCTACGCCATGCAGATGTCCCTGCAGGGTGCAG AGTTTGGCCAGACGGAGTCAGCCGACATGGATGCCAGTTCAGCCATGGACACATCCGAGCCTGCCAAG GAGGAGGATGATTATGACGTGATGCAGGACCCAGAGTTCCTTCAGAGTGTCCTGGAGAACCTTCCAGGCGTGGATCCCAACAATGAGGCCATTCGGAATGCCATGGGCTCCCTGGCCTCCCAGGCCACCAAAGATGGCAAGAAGGACAAGAAGGAGGAGGACAAGAAGTGA
- the PSMD4 gene encoding 26S proteasome non-ATPase regulatory subunit 4 isoform X2 — protein sequence MVLESTMVCVDNSEYMRNGDFLPTRLQAQQDAVNIVCHSKTRSNPENNVGLITLANDCEVLTTLTPDTGRILSKLHTVQPKGKITFCTGIRVAHLALKHRQGKNHKMRIIAFVGSPVEDNEKDLVKLAKRLKKEKVNVDIINFGEEEVNTEKLTAFVNTLNGKDGTGSHLVTVPPGPSLADALISSPILAGEGGAMLGLGASDFEFGVDPSADPELALALRVSMEEQRQRQEEEARRAAAASAAEAGIATTGTEDSDDALLKMTISQQEFGRAGLPDLSSMTEEEQIAYAMQMSLQGAEFGQTESADMDASSAMDTSEPAKEEDDYDVMQDPEFLQSVLENLPGVDPNNEAIRNAMGSLASQATKDGKKDKKEEDKK from the exons ATGGTGTTGGAAAGCACTATGGTCTG TGTGGACAACAGTGAGTACATGCGGAACGGGGACTTCTTACCCACCCGGCTGCAGGCCCAACAGGACGCCGTCAACATAGTCTGCCACTCCAAGACGCGCAGCAACCCTGAGAACAACGTGGGCCTCATCACACTGGCCAA TGACTGTGAAGTGCTGACCACGCTCACCCCTGACACCGGCCGCATCCTGTCTAAGCTCCACACTGTCCAACCCAAGGGCAAGATCACCTTCTGCACTGGCATCCGCGTGGCCCAT CTGGCTCTGAAGCACCGACAGGGCAAGAATCACAAGATGCGAATCATTGCCTTTGTGGGAAGCCCTGTGGAGGACAATGAGAAGGAT CTGGTGAAACTGGCTAAGCGCCTCAAGAAGGAGAAAGTAAATGTTGACATAATCAATTTTGGGGAAGAG GAGGTGAACACAGAAAAGCTGACCGCCTTTGTAAATACACTGAATGGCAAAGATGGAACCGGTTCTCACCTGGTGACAGTGCCTCCTGGCCCTAGTCTGGCTGATGCCCTCATCAGTTCTCCAATTCTGGCTGGAGAAGGTGGCGCCATGCTGGGTCTTGGTGCTAGTGACTTTGAATTTGGAGTGGATCCCAGTGCTGATCCTGAGCTGGCCCTG GCCCTCCGTGTGTCCATGGAagagcagcggcagcggcaggaggaggaggcgCGGCGGGCAGCTGCCGCCTCTGCCGCTGAGGCCGGCATTGCCACGACCGGGACTGAAG ACTCGGATGATGCGCTGCTGAAGATGACCATCAGCCAGCAGGAGTTTGGCCGCGCTGGGCTCCCCGATCTCAGCAGTATGACTGAGGAGGAGCAGATTGCCTACGCCATGCAGATGTCCCTGCAGGGTGCAG AGTTTGGCCAGACGGAGTCAGCCGACATGGATGCCAGTTCAGCCATGGACACATCCGAGCCTGCCAAG GAGGAGGATGATTATGACGTGATGCAGGACCCAGAGTTCCTTCAGAGTGTCCTGGAGAACCTTCCAGGCGTGGATCCCAACAATGAGGCCATTCGGAATGCCATGGGCTCCCTGGCCTCCCAGGCCACCAAAGATGGCAAGAAGGACAAGAAGGAGGAGGACAAGAAGTGA
- the PSMD4 gene encoding 26S proteasome non-ATPase regulatory subunit 4 isoform X1, with the protein MVLESTMVCVDNSEYMRNGDFLPTRLQAQQDAVNIVCHSKTRSNPENNVGLITLANDCEVLTTLTPDTGRILSKLHTVQPKGKITFCTGIRVAHLALKHRQGKNHKMRIIAFVGSPVEDNEKDLVKLAKRLKKEKVNVDIINFGEEEVNTEKLTAFVNTLNGKDGTGSHLVTVPPGPSLADALISSPILAGEGGAMLGLGASDFEFGVDPSADPELALALRVSMEEQRQRQEEEARRAAAASAAEAGIATTGTEGERDSDDALLKMTISQQEFGRAGLPDLSSMTEEEQIAYAMQMSLQGAEFGQTESADMDASSAMDTSEPAKEEDDYDVMQDPEFLQSVLENLPGVDPNNEAIRNAMGSLASQATKDGKKDKKEEDKK; encoded by the exons ATGGTGTTGGAAAGCACTATGGTCTG TGTGGACAACAGTGAGTACATGCGGAACGGGGACTTCTTACCCACCCGGCTGCAGGCCCAACAGGACGCCGTCAACATAGTCTGCCACTCCAAGACGCGCAGCAACCCTGAGAACAACGTGGGCCTCATCACACTGGCCAA TGACTGTGAAGTGCTGACCACGCTCACCCCTGACACCGGCCGCATCCTGTCTAAGCTCCACACTGTCCAACCCAAGGGCAAGATCACCTTCTGCACTGGCATCCGCGTGGCCCAT CTGGCTCTGAAGCACCGACAGGGCAAGAATCACAAGATGCGAATCATTGCCTTTGTGGGAAGCCCTGTGGAGGACAATGAGAAGGAT CTGGTGAAACTGGCTAAGCGCCTCAAGAAGGAGAAAGTAAATGTTGACATAATCAATTTTGGGGAAGAG GAGGTGAACACAGAAAAGCTGACCGCCTTTGTAAATACACTGAATGGCAAAGATGGAACCGGTTCTCACCTGGTGACAGTGCCTCCTGGCCCTAGTCTGGCTGATGCCCTCATCAGTTCTCCAATTCTGGCTGGAGAAGGTGGCGCCATGCTGGGTCTTGGTGCTAGTGACTTTGAATTTGGAGTGGATCCCAGTGCTGATCCTGAGCTGGCCCTG GCCCTCCGTGTGTCCATGGAagagcagcggcagcggcaggaggaggaggcgCGGCGGGCAGCTGCCGCCTCTGCCGCTGAGGCCGGCATTGCCACGACCGGGACTGAAGGTGAAAGAG ACTCGGATGATGCGCTGCTGAAGATGACCATCAGCCAGCAGGAGTTTGGCCGCGCTGGGCTCCCCGATCTCAGCAGTATGACTGAGGAGGAGCAGATTGCCTACGCCATGCAGATGTCCCTGCAGGGTGCAG AGTTTGGCCAGACGGAGTCAGCCGACATGGATGCCAGTTCAGCCATGGACACATCCGAGCCTGCCAAG GAGGAGGATGATTATGACGTGATGCAGGACCCAGAGTTCCTTCAGAGTGTCCTGGAGAACCTTCCAGGCGTGGATCCCAACAATGAGGCCATTCGGAATGCCATGGGCTCCCTGGCCTCCCAGGCCACCAAAGATGGCAAGAAGGACAAGAAGGAGGAGGACAAGAAGTGA
- the PSMD4 gene encoding 26S proteasome non-ATPase regulatory subunit 4 isoform X4, with protein MVLESTMVCVDNSEYMRNGDFLPTRLQAQQDAVNIVCHSKTRSNPENNVGLITLANDCEVLTTLTPDTGRILSKLHTVQPKGKITFCTGIRVAHLALKHRQGKNHKMRIIAFVGSPVEDNEKDEVNTEKLTAFVNTLNGKDGTGSHLVTVPPGPSLADALISSPILAGEGGAMLGLGASDFEFGVDPSADPELALALRVSMEEQRQRQEEEARRAAAASAAEAGIATTGTEGERDSDDALLKMTISQQEFGRAGLPDLSSMTEEEQIAYAMQMSLQGAEFGQTESADMDASSAMDTSEPAKEEDDYDVMQDPEFLQSVLENLPGVDPNNEAIRNAMGSLASQATKDGKKDKKEEDKK; from the exons ATGGTGTTGGAAAGCACTATGGTCTG TGTGGACAACAGTGAGTACATGCGGAACGGGGACTTCTTACCCACCCGGCTGCAGGCCCAACAGGACGCCGTCAACATAGTCTGCCACTCCAAGACGCGCAGCAACCCTGAGAACAACGTGGGCCTCATCACACTGGCCAA TGACTGTGAAGTGCTGACCACGCTCACCCCTGACACCGGCCGCATCCTGTCTAAGCTCCACACTGTCCAACCCAAGGGCAAGATCACCTTCTGCACTGGCATCCGCGTGGCCCAT CTGGCTCTGAAGCACCGACAGGGCAAGAATCACAAGATGCGAATCATTGCCTTTGTGGGAAGCCCTGTGGAGGACAATGAGAAGGAT GAGGTGAACACAGAAAAGCTGACCGCCTTTGTAAATACACTGAATGGCAAAGATGGAACCGGTTCTCACCTGGTGACAGTGCCTCCTGGCCCTAGTCTGGCTGATGCCCTCATCAGTTCTCCAATTCTGGCTGGAGAAGGTGGCGCCATGCTGGGTCTTGGTGCTAGTGACTTTGAATTTGGAGTGGATCCCAGTGCTGATCCTGAGCTGGCCCTG GCCCTCCGTGTGTCCATGGAagagcagcggcagcggcaggaggaggaggcgCGGCGGGCAGCTGCCGCCTCTGCCGCTGAGGCCGGCATTGCCACGACCGGGACTGAAGGTGAAAGAG ACTCGGATGATGCGCTGCTGAAGATGACCATCAGCCAGCAGGAGTTTGGCCGCGCTGGGCTCCCCGATCTCAGCAGTATGACTGAGGAGGAGCAGATTGCCTACGCCATGCAGATGTCCCTGCAGGGTGCAG AGTTTGGCCAGACGGAGTCAGCCGACATGGATGCCAGTTCAGCCATGGACACATCCGAGCCTGCCAAG GAGGAGGATGATTATGACGTGATGCAGGACCCAGAGTTCCTTCAGAGTGTCCTGGAGAACCTTCCAGGCGTGGATCCCAACAATGAGGCCATTCGGAATGCCATGGGCTCCCTGGCCTCCCAGGCCACCAAAGATGGCAAGAAGGACAAGAAGGAGGAGGACAAGAAGTGA